The bacterium genomic interval TCTTGAAAGAATTTCAATCCGCAATCCGCAATACGCAATTGAGTAATTTAAAATTTGTCAGCCATAAAACAAAAAGAGCAGCGCGTAGGAGTGTTCGTGGATGTGCAGAACATGTATCATTCCGCAAAGAACATCTACAAGGCTCGCGCGAATTTCAAAGTGATTTTAGATGAGGCGGTGGGCGGGCGAAAGCTTATTCGTGCCATTGCTTATGTCATTAAAACCGAAACGGGAGAGGAGTCCGCGTTTTTTGAGGCGCTTACGAAAGCAGGATACGAAATGAAGGTAAAGGACCTGCAGATCTTCGCCGGCGGTATGAAAAAAGCGGACTGGGACGTGGGCATGGCCATGGATGCGGTGAAGCTTGCCGGGTCTTTGGATGCCGTGGTGCTTGTTACGGGAGATGGAGACTTTATTCCTCTCATCGAATATTTACAAAACAACCGCGGCGTGCAAGTTGAAGTGATGGCATTCGGCAAGAGCGCTTCGGGAAAATTACGGGAGGCCACCGATGATTTTACGGACTTGGGAGAAGATCAGCGAAAATTCCTCATCCGTTCAACAAAGATAAGGTAACTTTCTGGGGGATTTGCTACATGATTAAAAATAGAGACCAGATCCATTAAATTATCCTCGTGCCGAACGCGCTGGGCCGCAGATAGGTAGACTATCATTGGTAGTCTAAAATCTGCGAAGCAGGGCGAAGGAGCGCGGATACGTAAAGTA includes:
- a CDS encoding NYN domain-containing protein, producing the protein MSAIKQKEQRVGVFVDVQNMYHSAKNIYKARANFKVILDEAVGGRKLIRAIAYVIKTETGEESAFFEALTKAGYEMKVKDLQIFAGGMKKADWDVGMAMDAVKLAGSLDAVVLVTGDGDFIPLIEYLQNNRGVQVEVMAFGKSASGKLREATDDFTDLGEDQRKFLIRSTKIR